One segment of Clostridium ljungdahlii DSM 13528 DNA contains the following:
- the spoVG gene encoding septation regulator SpoVG produces MQITDVRVRKIAAEGKMKAIVSVTFDNEFVVHDIKVIEGQNGLFIAMPSRKTPDGEFKDIAHPINTQTREKIQKAILDEYEKVKSEETVTEEKVKE; encoded by the coding sequence ATGCAAATTACAGACGTTAGGGTAAGAAAAATTGCAGCAGAGGGTAAGATGAAAGCTATTGTTTCAGTAACCTTTGATAACGAATTCGTAGTTCACGATATAAAAGTTATAGAAGGTCAAAATGGTCTTTTTATAGCAATGCCAAGTAGAAAGACTCCTGATGGAGAGTTTAAAGACATTGCTCACCCTATAAATACTCAAACAAGGGAGAAAATACAAAAGGCAATTCTTGATGAGTATGAAAAAGTAAAAAGTGAAGAAACTGTTACCGAAGAAAAGGTTAAGGAATAA
- the purR gene encoding pur operon repressor, translating to MQKFSRNQRIAAVTKILLENPNKIMGLNNFTEMFNTAKSTVSEDIVVVKDTLNKLDMGKINTVSGAAGGIKYVCGMSNEKKREFAEKLCIILKDRERIIPGNFLYMTDIMFNPKIIYTAGLILASIFIEKDIDYVVTVETKGIPLAYEVARMLGVQLVVVRRETKFTEGSTLTINYVSGSTGRIQNMSLSKKALKKGSKCIFIDDFMKAGGTAKGIVDLLKEFESELLGIGILIDNIGISNKLVENYVSLVDFKGIDESGNAILFPSKMFN from the coding sequence ATGCAAAAGTTTAGTAGAAATCAGAGAATAGCTGCAGTAACAAAAATCTTACTTGAAAATCCTAATAAAATAATGGGTTTGAATAACTTCACAGAAATGTTTAATACTGCAAAGTCTACTGTGAGTGAGGATATTGTAGTAGTGAAGGATACTTTAAATAAATTGGACATGGGAAAAATAAATACTGTATCAGGAGCAGCAGGGGGAATTAAATATGTATGTGGTATGTCTAATGAAAAGAAAAGGGAATTTGCTGAAAAATTATGTATTATTTTGAAAGATAGAGAAAGAATAATACCAGGGAATTTTTTATATATGACAGATATAATGTTTAACCCTAAGATAATATACACGGCCGGATTGATATTGGCATCTATTTTTATAGAAAAGGATATTGATTATGTAGTTACTGTTGAGACAAAGGGAATTCCACTAGCTTATGAAGTAGCCAGGATGCTTGGAGTTCAACTTGTAGTTGTAAGAAGGGAAACGAAATTTACTGAAGGCTCTACTTTAACTATAAATTATGTATCAGGTTCTACAGGAAGAATTCAAAATATGTCTTTGTCTAAGAAGGCATTGAAGAAAGGAAGTAAGTGTATTTTTATTGATGACTTTATGAAAGCAGGAGGAACTGCTAAAGGTATAGTAGATCTTTTGAAGGAATTTGAAAGTGAACTTTTAGGAATAGGAATTTTAATAGACAATATAGGAATATCTAACAAATTAGTTGAAAACTATGTGTCACTAGTTGATTTTAAAGGCATTGATGAAAGTGGAAATGCAATTCTATTTCCTTCTAAAATGTTTAACTAA
- the murC gene encoding UDP-N-acetylmuramate--L-alanine ligase, with translation MSFDFIKNKKVHFIGIGGVSMSALAEILLEKGSKVSGSDIKTSPATEKLKSKGATIYIGQISENIKPDIDLVIYTAAIQKNNEEFLKAKTLNIPLMSRAELLGHIMKGHKYNVAVAGTHGKTTTTSMLSCITLKADLDPTILVGGNLDNINGNVRIGNSPYFITEACEYKGSFLKFFPSIGVILNIDADHLDYYKDIDDIQNAFIKFANLIPEKGYLVGCVDDARMKNVISNVNCNVLTYGINAGDITAKNICFDEKSCASFDIYKNDVKISSLHLNVPGKHNILNALASTAVSLILDISTDNIKMGLENFKGTHRRFELKGKKQGITVIDDYAHHPTEIKATLNAAINYPHKRIICVFQPHTFSRTISLFKEFTEAFDNVDELILANIYPAREKDTGKVSSAMLSKEIAKRGIKSTNISDFKSIVDYLKSNLKDGDLLLTVGAGDVFNVGEMYLSE, from the coding sequence TTGTCATTTGATTTTATAAAAAATAAGAAAGTACATTTTATAGGTATAGGCGGAGTAAGCATGAGCGCTTTAGCTGAAATTTTATTAGAAAAGGGTTCTAAAGTATCTGGTTCAGATATAAAAACTTCTCCTGCAACAGAAAAATTAAAATCAAAAGGAGCTACAATTTATATAGGACAAATCAGTGAAAATATAAAGCCAGATATAGATTTAGTTATATATACTGCCGCAATCCAAAAAAATAATGAGGAATTTTTAAAAGCTAAAACCTTGAACATTCCTCTAATGTCCAGAGCTGAGCTTTTAGGTCATATAATGAAAGGGCATAAGTATAATGTAGCTGTAGCAGGTACCCATGGTAAAACCACAACTACATCCATGCTGTCATGTATTACGCTTAAAGCAGATTTAGATCCTACCATATTAGTAGGAGGAAACTTGGACAATATAAATGGTAATGTAAGAATAGGAAACAGCCCTTATTTCATTACTGAAGCTTGTGAATACAAAGGATCTTTTCTGAAATTTTTTCCATCCATAGGAGTAATTTTAAATATAGATGCAGATCATCTTGATTATTATAAAGACATAGATGATATACAAAATGCCTTTATAAAATTTGCAAATTTAATTCCAGAAAAAGGATACTTAGTTGGTTGTGTGGATGATGCAAGGATGAAAAATGTTATATCAAATGTTAACTGCAACGTATTAACTTATGGAATTAATGCTGGTGACATTACAGCTAAAAATATATGTTTTGATGAAAAAAGTTGTGCATCCTTTGATATATACAAAAATGATGTTAAAATATCATCTTTACATTTGAATGTTCCAGGTAAACACAATATATTAAATGCACTGGCAAGTACAGCCGTATCTTTAATCTTAGATATATCCACTGATAACATAAAAATGGGATTGGAAAACTTTAAAGGTACTCACAGAAGATTTGAGTTGAAAGGTAAAAAACAAGGCATAACAGTAATAGACGATTATGCTCATCATCCTACTGAAATAAAAGCAACTTTAAATGCTGCTATAAATTACCCTCACAAGAGAATAATTTGTGTATTTCAGCCCCATACTTTTTCAAGAACTATAAGCTTATTTAAAGAATTTACTGAGGCTTTCGACAACGTAGATGAATTAATTTTGGCAAATATATATCCTGCAAGAGAAAAAGACACTGGCAAGGTAAGTTCTGCTATGCTGTCTAAAGAAATTGCAAAACGTGGTATAAAGTCCACTAATATCTCAGACTTTAAATCCATAGTTGATTATTTAAAATCTAATTTAAAAGATGGAGATCTTCTTTTAACTGTAGGTGCAGGAGATGTATTTAACGTAGGAGAAATGTATTTAAGCGAATAA
- a CDS encoding CPBP family intramembrane glutamic endopeptidase, whose amino-acid sequence MIKRETFEMGKITSRRLMIFGGITIASLCFISILYWNIRNKNLLTLLMISPIVSVVLTRIVTKEGKAELYLNPNFKGNVKWYIAAYFLTPVIAYIGALLYFIIFSYDFNPLGSLCALEYKASSLAGYYKLLFKMIPVAVAINPIMCLAQCFGEEFAWRGYLLPKLCKVFSPWKATLLTGVIWGMWHSPIIVTGYNYGIEHPVFGVIAMIIFTTVIGIIAAYLFFKTNMLLYFMRQ is encoded by the coding sequence ATGATTAAAAGAGAAACATTTGAAATGGGAAAAATCACAAGTAGAAGATTGATGATTTTTGGAGGTATTACAATAGCTTCACTTTGCTTCATAAGTATATTATATTGGAATATTAGAAATAAAAATCTTCTAACTTTATTAATGATATCACCTATAGTTAGTGTAGTATTAACAAGGATTGTTACAAAAGAAGGAAAAGCTGAACTATATTTAAACCCCAATTTTAAAGGTAATGTTAAATGGTATATTGCAGCCTATTTTTTAACACCTGTTATAGCGTATATAGGAGCTTTATTATATTTTATAATTTTTAGTTATGATTTTAATCCATTAGGCTCTTTATGTGCATTAGAATATAAAGCATCATCACTGGCTGGATATTACAAACTTCTTTTTAAAATGATTCCAGTAGCAGTGGCAATAAACCCTATAATGTGTCTTGCTCAATGCTTTGGTGAAGAATTTGCCTGGCGAGGTTACTTACTTCCTAAGTTATGTAAAGTTTTTTCACCCTGGAAAGCGACCTTATTAACAGGAGTTATTTGGGGAATGTGGCATAGTCCTATTATTGTAACAGGATATAATTACGGAATAGAACATCCGGTATTTGGAGTTATAGCAATGATTATTTTTACGACTGTTATAGGTATAATAGCAGCATATTTGTTTTTTAAAACAAATATGCTGCTGTATTTCATGCGTCAATGA
- a CDS encoding helix-turn-helix domain-containing protein, with protein MKDKAAFGKFIIKKRKENNLTQKELAEKLYVSESAVSKWERGISYPDISLILSICDALKISEHELITASEDLHQHEIERQAMKLKRAIKTYKVVFYIIYGVTLLVCSICNLATSHTLSWFFIVLTAIAVAFSLTSLPLMFEKNRRLITLIGFFISLNALLLVCCIYTRGNWFLASFTSLLFSFAVVFLPYVLRSIELPQALCSHKALICFFADTLLLFVMLWMCSLYQNYMNQFFTVVCPVTLVALLLPWMFLVTIRYIKIDVLFRAAICFAISGVYIFLINSVLATIIAHKPFALQKYNFNVWTGKYVNGNIILITTMILLIMAVVLSIAGIALLIKRKEKEL; from the coding sequence ATGAAAGATAAAGCAGCGTTTGGAAAGTTTATAATAAAAAAACGTAAAGAAAATAATCTCACACAAAAAGAACTAGCAGAAAAGCTTTATGTCTCAGAATCAGCGGTATCAAAATGGGAAAGAGGTATTTCATATCCTGATATATCTCTTATATTAAGTATATGTGATGCCTTGAAGATCAGTGAACATGAGCTTATTACAGCTAGCGAGGATTTACATCAGCATGAAATTGAAAGACAGGCTATGAAGTTAAAAAGAGCAATAAAAACTTATAAAGTGGTATTTTATATTATATATGGGGTTACCTTGCTAGTATGTTCTATCTGTAATTTGGCAACTAGCCATACTTTATCCTGGTTTTTCATTGTACTCACGGCTATAGCAGTGGCTTTTTCACTTACATCCTTGCCTTTGATGTTTGAAAAAAACAGAAGACTTATAACACTTATTGGCTTCTTTATATCTCTAAATGCCCTGCTTTTGGTATGCTGCATTTATACGAGAGGAAATTGGTTTTTGGCGTCTTTTACATCGTTATTGTTTTCTTTTGCAGTTGTGTTTTTGCCATATGTTTTAAGAAGTATTGAATTACCGCAGGCGTTATGTTCACATAAGGCGCTGATATGTTTTTTTGCAGACACACTTCTATTATTTGTGATGCTTTGGATGTGTTCTTTATATCAAAATTATATGAATCAGTTTTTTACAGTTGTATGTCCAGTTACGCTGGTTGCATTATTGTTACCTTGGATGTTCTTAGTTACTATTCGATACATAAAAATAGATGTACTTTTTAGAGCAGCTATTTGTTTTGCAATTAGCGGAGTGTATATATTTCTAATCAATAGTGTACTAGCTACTATTATTGCTCATAAGCCATTTGCACTGCAGAAATACAATTTTAATGTATGGACAGGTAAATATGTAAACGGAAATATTATTCTTATCACCACAATGATACTTTTAATTATGGCAGTTGTATTATCAATTGCAGGAATTGCACTATTAATAAAAAGAAAGGAAAAGGAACTATGA
- a CDS encoding HAD family hydrolase — MLKNIKGAIFDMDGTLIDSMWMWENIDENYLARKKLRVPPNLKSDIEHMNFYETAEYFKNKFNISDSIEEIQKEWYDMAIYEYSHNISLKPGAKEFLLLLKKKGIKIALATSNYRKITNVCLKKNKIYDLFDSIITGDEVSKSKAFPDIYICAAQKLNLNSKDCVVFEDVLCAVKGAKSAGMTVIGVHDLYSEYQWNEIINYSDMHISNYNELMEAI, encoded by the coding sequence ATGCTTAAAAATATTAAAGGTGCTATTTTTGATATGGACGGCACTCTTATTGACTCTATGTGGATGTGGGAAAACATTGATGAAAACTATTTAGCAAGGAAAAAACTAAGGGTTCCTCCAAACTTAAAAAGTGATATAGAACATATGAACTTTTATGAAACTGCTGAGTATTTTAAAAACAAATTTAATATTTCTGATAGTATAGAAGAAATTCAAAAAGAATGGTATGATATGGCCATTTATGAATATTCTCATAATATCTCACTTAAACCAGGAGCTAAAGAGTTTTTGCTTTTATTAAAGAAAAAAGGTATTAAAATAGCTTTAGCTACAAGCAATTATAGAAAAATAACAAACGTATGTCTCAAAAAGAATAAAATATATGACTTATTTGACTCAATAATTACAGGCGATGAAGTTTCAAAAAGTAAGGCTTTCCCTGATATATATATTTGTGCTGCCCAAAAGTTAAATTTAAATTCAAAGGATTGTGTAGTTTTTGAAGATGTGCTGTGTGCCGTTAAAGGTGCAAAATCAGCAGGTATGACTGTAATAGGTGTACATGACCTATATTCTGAGTACCAGTGGAATGAAATAATAAACTATTCGGACATGCATATATCTAATTATAATGAATTAATGGAAGCAATATAA
- a CDS encoding 2-phosphosulfolactate phosphatase family protein: MKIDVIISADDIKDEKIVDKSVVIVDMLRATSVITTAMDNGCKAVIPVLTVEEALEIAGRDRKKYILGGERNALKIPEFDCSNSPLEYTREVVKDKILIMTTTNGTRAIKRSAAAKNMLIGALINGAKVADKLVSLRNDVTIVNSGTSGQFSMDDFICSGYIIKRILEKTEVELTDISKTALYVYEKNPDIVGFIQNASHYKRIQQLDLYDDLKYCCKKDIIKGVPEYLDGVIKLL, translated from the coding sequence TTGAAGATAGATGTAATAATATCAGCAGATGATATAAAAGATGAGAAAATTGTGGACAAGTCTGTGGTGATAGTGGACATGCTTAGGGCAACATCAGTAATTACTACGGCTATGGACAATGGATGTAAGGCAGTGATACCTGTTCTAACTGTAGAAGAAGCTCTAGAAATAGCAGGGAGAGATAGGAAAAAATATATACTTGGAGGGGAGAGAAATGCCTTAAAAATACCAGAGTTTGATTGTTCAAATTCTCCACTTGAGTATACTAGAGAAGTTGTAAAAGATAAAATTCTTATAATGACTACAACTAATGGAACTAGAGCAATAAAAAGAAGTGCTGCAGCAAAAAATATGCTAATAGGAGCCCTTATAAATGGAGCTAAGGTGGCAGATAAGCTAGTAAGCTTAAGAAATGATGTAACGATAGTTAATTCTGGAACAAGCGGACAATTTTCTATGGACGATTTTATATGCAGCGGATATATAATAAAGCGTATATTGGAAAAGACAGAGGTGGAACTTACAGATATATCCAAAACAGCATTATACGTTTATGAAAAGAATCCAGATATTGTAGGATTTATACAAAATGCATCTCACTACAAAAGGATACAACAGCTAGATTTGTATGATGATTTAAAATACTGCTGCAAGAAAGATATAATAAAAGGTGTTCCCGAATATTTAGATGGAGTTATCAAGTTATTATAG
- a CDS encoding TIGR01212 family radical SAM protein (This family includes YhcC from E. coli K-12, an uncharacterized radical SAM protein.), producing MLWGDKTYYSLNYYLRRKFGCKVFKISLDGGFSCPNRDGTISTGGCIFCSEKGSGDFAGNRNVSISNQFQGIKQMMNKKWKDGKYIAYFQAYTNTYAPVEILKQKYEEAINQEGVVGLAIATRPDCLGDDVLELLEKFNNKIYTWVELGLQSSDDFTAEKINRGYKLETFERSVKNLRKIGIEVVVHLIMGLPYENKDIMMNTVKYVSTQDIQGVKFHLLHLMEHTPLVKLYNEGQLKLMSQEDYVDVICSALSNTRPDIVIHRLTGDAPRNLLIGPKWSLKKWEVLNDIDKTMKDRNIYQGIYCEDNKK from the coding sequence GGGGAGACAAAACATACTATAGTTTGAATTATTATTTGAGGAGAAAATTTGGATGTAAAGTATTTAAGATATCTTTGGATGGTGGATTTTCTTGTCCTAATAGAGACGGTACTATAAGTACAGGCGGATGTATATTTTGCAGTGAAAAAGGATCTGGGGATTTTGCAGGAAATAGGAATGTATCTATATCAAATCAGTTTCAGGGTATAAAGCAAATGATGAATAAGAAGTGGAAAGATGGAAAGTATATAGCCTATTTTCAAGCATATACAAATACTTATGCTCCTGTAGAAATACTAAAGCAGAAGTATGAGGAAGCTATAAATCAAGAAGGTGTAGTTGGTCTTGCAATAGCTACTAGACCTGATTGCCTTGGAGATGATGTGTTGGAATTACTTGAGAAATTTAATAATAAAATTTATACTTGGGTAGAGCTTGGCCTGCAAAGTTCCGATGATTTTACAGCAGAAAAGATAAACAGGGGATATAAATTAGAAACTTTTGAAAGATCCGTAAAAAATTTAAGAAAAATAGGAATTGAAGTGGTAGTTCATTTAATAATGGGACTGCCCTATGAAAATAAAGACATTATGATGAATACAGTAAAATATGTATCAACTCAGGATATACAGGGAGTAAAGTTCCATTTGCTTCACTTAATGGAACATACTCCTCTTGTAAAATTGTATAACGAAGGACAGTTGAAGCTTATGAGTCAAGAAGACTATGTAGATGTAATATGCTCAGCACTGTCAAATACCAGGCCGGATATTGTAATTCACAGGTTAACTGGAGATGCCCCTAGAAATTTACTTATAGGACCTAAATGGAGCCTTAAAAAGTGGGAAGTTCTAAATGACATAGACAAAACTATGAAGGATAGGAACATCTATCAGGGAATATATTGCGAGGATAATAAGAAGTAA